The Elaeis guineensis isolate ETL-2024a chromosome 3, EG11, whole genome shotgun sequence region AAGAGCAAAATGTACTTAATGATATGAATCAATATTGGTTTGGAGGCAAGAATTTCGCCTACATAAGAAAGAAAATGATAGCACCTTATGATATAGAGCTAACAAATCCAGCATATGATACGAAAAATAGGAACGGGAATCTACTGATAATTCAAGCTCTTTATCACTTGACAAATTATTAGGGGTCACAAACTTGCGCAAATTGCAAAGTGAACAATTTTGAGCAGTACTATATCTAAATTGTGTATAACCATGGAAAGCATGGCAAAGAAGTTTCACTTACCAACTGAAGCATTGTTACTAGCTCAGTTTTCTTTGTAAAAGCTTCCAGACATCTTTGGCCATCAACAAGGCCTTGAGATTTAATCTCTCCAGAAGAAAGTGGATACTCATCAGAGCCTGATATTGCAAGTTCTTGTATATTAGACCAACTTGAAGAAAAAGACATCTTGTCCTCACCCTCAATCCCAGCAACAGAGTCACTGTTCATCTCATGCCAATCTGGAACGGCATAGGAAATAACTTCGGCAAGTATTTGTTGGGCCACATGGAGATATCTTGATCCTGATAGCACATGAGAAAGCCGAAACAGACTAGAAGTCATATGGTACAGAGAAAACTTCTCATTGTTAGGAAGCGGCTGCCCCGACCTTACTCCCATTCCCCAACCGACGACATCACAGGGAGAATTTCGGAAAGCATGAGAGCAGGCTGGCAATTCGGTAGGAACAGGGTATCCACTATCATTCGACGTAACTAGAGTTATGCCAGAGCAGCTTGCTTCGGAGCCCTGGTCTGGAACATGAGGCATGCTGATAATGGAAGGCTGGCTGGCGCCAAGACTCAGAGAAAGCTCATTACTTGGCATATAGTTATTGAATGGATGGGAAAATTTCAAACTAGCCTTATCATAACTCCAGCCAGTCTCTGAGCTTCCTAATACATGATAAGATGGATGAATTGAGGTAAATGTTTTACCTGAAGGCATCTCACAACCTAGAACTTCCTCATAATTCCATGAATAATTAAATTGCCCATTAAGACAAGCACCCTTTTTGGATGTCAAAAGGCCTCCATCGCCTTGTGGCACAATTGCACAATTTACTGAAGTTGTAACTGATGAATCTATAGTATTGCAACTATCACAGGAAACAGAAGTTCGCGTCTCTTCAGGTGGCAATGAGGAAGCTGACACAGTATTGATATTGATAAGATTTTCGTGTAAACATGTGCTGGCAGACAAAAGGTTGGCAAGTGAAGTGGCAGACAAGCAAGTTCCCATGAAATGTTCCCTCAAGTCAGTGTTTCCATTGGATCCATCATATGAAGTATTTCCAACGTGAGGCATATTTCTGGAATATGACAGATTGCCATTGAACATATCACCATTATTCGCTGCATAAAGACTGTTCAGTGCTTCTTCTTGAAATGTGGAAAGCAATGGATAACCAGCCATTGTTTGTCTATGGTTGTTGTTACCTGGTAAGCTTGACTGTGTGAGTGGATCTGAAAGCATATGCAGGGAAGCTGATTCAATGGCCAGTTCATTATGAGTTGGTAATGACAGAGAGGCATTAAATAGATCATGCTCCATCACAGCAGGCTGTCAAAAGTTGAAGCAAGTCATGCAACTACTAGAGGACAGTTCAAACGCCTCTTCATCTCTGGGGAAGATTTAATTAATCAACAACCGATTTTACTGGTTCATTGTCAATATCCAAATAAACTTCAGCAGTATCACTTATCAATCATTTTTGAGTAGTTCCTACTAGTATCCTATTCACATAACTGCCAAATTTTTAGATGTCTTTGAAGGAAACTAGCAGCAGAGCAAGGTTACTTTCCTGCAGTCTTCCAAAAGGAGAGCCAGAAGCAGCAAAACAGGGAGCTTGACTTCAAATAAAAGAAACATGATATAGCATCTGCGTCTTACATAAGGCTTGGTAGGAGTCACCAACTTCTCTCATGGGAAACAATTCAAGCAAGTCATGTGACGCATGGACAATCTCCATCCACATCCTTAATGCACTTGGAGATAATTGACTTCACTAGAAGATTATATGGATTCACAAACAATATGAAAATTCTGACTAGCTTTGTATCCTTTGAAATTCCATTAACATGTAGACAGAGCTGAGATATCAAAAGCTCAAGCTGTTCAGACCAATGAATGGAAATCAAAAGTAACTAAGAAGAAATAAGCTGATATAGAATAAcaagaaatataaatatatctgttatcatcaataaaaaattgattatgaaaaGAATTCAGGACAAAAAAATAACAGAACAGGAAAAATTaactatatatataaaaaaaacatAATTAATGAAAGCAAGAATAAAATGAAAATAAATGTAATTCTCTAGATGGAGATAACCTTGATTATTATTTTGTATGGTTAAAATATTTGTTAAATTCGCTTCCCGAATGTGGTTTGGCAAGTAAGAAGATTTCCTCctctacatattgattttgtcaaCTCAAAGAAACTAATAGAAGCGATGGCTTCCATGACATCTTTTTTGCAGACACATTTGGCAGAGGATGTTCTTACATTGACTATAAAGCTGACTTCATATCTTCAGGGGCCGAGCAGGTTAATTAAGGTTAACTTAGTGCTTCAGTCATAATATTTGAGCTGATATGGATGCTTAAATCTGGAATATAAAGTAGGGTCATGATCAAAATTGATTAAACCAAAACAAGACTCACATAGTATTATTCGACGAAAAACTGCATGGAAAATAAAATTAGCCCAAATTGATAGGCCAAAAAGGAAGGAAATc contains the following coding sequences:
- the LOC140850817 gene encoding uncharacterized protein isoform X2, translated to MEHDLFNASLSLPTHNELAIESASLHMLSDPLTQSSLPANNGDMFNGNLSYSRNMPHVGNTSYDGSNGNTDLREHFMGTCLSATSLANLLSASTCLHENLININTVSASSLPPEETRTSVSCDSCNTIDSSVTTSVNCAIVPQGDGGLLTSKKGACLNGQFNYSWNYEEVLGCEMPSGKTFTSIHPSYHVLGSSETGWSYDKASLKFSHPFNNYMPSNELSLSLGASQPSIISMPHVPDQGSEASCSGITLVTSNDSGYPVPTELPACSHAFRNSPCDVVGWGMGVRSGQPLPNNEKFSLYHMTSSLFRLSHVLSGSRYLHVAQQILAEVISYAVPDWHEMNSDSVAGIEGEDKMSFSSSWSNIQELAISGSDEYPLSSGEIKSQGLVDGQRCLEAFTKKTELVTMLQLVDQRYNQCIDQIHDVISAFCNATGSGTAHMHAWFALRTISSLYKNLRKRITSRLLLMTQRPSTECMREKEKSLESSLIQKQWALQQLRRRDQHSWRPQRGLPEKSVSVLRAWMFQNFLHPYPKDNEKHLLAIKSGLTRSQVSNWFINARVRLWKPMIEEMHSELTKKNQTDGSGGESRSHGNIRGQRLQTT
- the LOC140850817 gene encoding uncharacterized protein isoform X1 → MEHDLFNASLSLPTHNELAIESASLHMLSDPLTQSSLPGNNNHRQTMAGYPLLSTFQEEALNSLYAANNGDMFNGNLSYSRNMPHVGNTSYDGSNGNTDLREHFMGTCLSATSLANLLSASTCLHENLININTVSASSLPPEETRTSVSCDSCNTIDSSVTTSVNCAIVPQGDGGLLTSKKGACLNGQFNYSWNYEEVLGCEMPSGKTFTSIHPSYHVLGSSETGWSYDKASLKFSHPFNNYMPSNELSLSLGASQPSIISMPHVPDQGSEASCSGITLVTSNDSGYPVPTELPACSHAFRNSPCDVVGWGMGVRSGQPLPNNEKFSLYHMTSSLFRLSHVLSGSRYLHVAQQILAEVISYAVPDWHEMNSDSVAGIEGEDKMSFSSSWSNIQELAISGSDEYPLSSGEIKSQGLVDGQRCLEAFTKKTELVTMLQLVDQRYNQCIDQIHDVISAFCNATGSGTAHMHAWFALRTISSLYKNLRKRITSRLLLMTQRPSTECMREKEKSLESSLIQKQWALQQLRRRDQHSWRPQRGLPEKSVSVLRAWMFQNFLHPYPKDNEKHLLAIKSGLTRSQVSNWFINARVRLWKPMIEEMHSELTKKNQTDGSGGESRSHGNIRGQRLQTT